The window ATCAAAATACCTAGTGTATATGAAGAAGATAACAGTAATTATCCCTTTGGAAAAAATATTGATGATGCTTTAAAAGAAATGTTGTCAATAGCTGAAAAGCTAGGTTTTAAAACATATTATGATCCTAATGGGTATTATGGGTATGCTGAATATGGTAGTGGGGAAGAAATGGTTGGAGTATTAGGACATCTAGATGTTGTTCCAGCAGGAGATTTGAAAAAATGGAATACTAACCCTTTTGATCCTGTAATCGTAGATGGAAAATTATTTGGGAGAGGAACTCAAGATGATAAAGGACCAACTCTTGCCGCAATGTATGCTTTTAAAGCATTACTAGATTCTGATGCTGAAATTAATAAGAAGATAAGATTTATATATGGTACAGATGAAGAAAACCTTTGGAAGGGAATCACTGAATACAACAAAAAAGAGAGAGTACCTGATTATGGATTTACTCCAGATGCTAATTTTCCGCTAATATATGCAGAAAAAGGTCTTCTACAAGTTGATTTAGTTGGTAAAAATGAAACAGATATAAGATTAAATGGTGGAGATGCTTATAATTCTGTTCCTTCAAATATGTCTTATGAATCTAAAAATCCAAAGAAGGTAGAAGAAGCTCTTAAGGATTTAGGGTTTGAATATAAAAGAGAAGATAATAATATAACAATTATTGGAAAAAGCGTACACGCTAAAGATTCAGAAAAAGGTGTCAATTCTATATCTAGATTATTAATAGCTATGAACAAAATCGGTCTTAGATCAAAAGCTATAGACTTTGTAGTAGACAATATTAAGGAAGATGCATTTGCAACTAAGATATTTCGTGAATGTACGGATGAAGCTTCAGGTAATTTGAAGTTTAATATTGGAAAGATAATCATTGATGAAG is drawn from Tepidibacter hydrothermalis and contains these coding sequences:
- a CDS encoding M20 family metallopeptidase — protein: MKSIKEKIESNFNDFVTDLQSLIKIPSVYEEDNSNYPFGKNIDDALKEMLSIAEKLGFKTYYDPNGYYGYAEYGSGEEMVGVLGHLDVVPAGDLKKWNTNPFDPVIVDGKLFGRGTQDDKGPTLAAMYAFKALLDSDAEINKKIRFIYGTDEENLWKGITEYNKKERVPDYGFTPDANFPLIYAEKGLLQVDLVGKNETDIRLNGGDAYNSVPSNMSYESKNPKKVEEALKDLGFEYKREDNNITIIGKSVHAKDSEKGVNSISRLLIAMNKIGLRSKAIDFVVDNIKEDAFATKIFRECTDEASGNLKFNIGKIIIDEDKEVLNIDIRIPVTVEKDFVIGRLNEVVQKYGFDIEENDYLRSIYTPLDSELVKTLMDSYVEVTGDTKSQPISSGGATYARAMDNCVAFGPAFPYSKETEHQPNEYIELDEIKTAIEIYSSALVKLLK